A stretch of the Rhizomicrobium sp. genome encodes the following:
- a CDS encoding glucose 1-dehydrogenase → MSKQVVLVTGALTGIGRATALAFARNGAQVVVSGRRADAGAALAKEIEDLGTQALFVPADVRHDEDVRRLVEETVKRFGRLDVAVNNAGTEGTPGPVTEQTAETYAAVFDTNVLGTLLSLKHEMRLMLAQKRGAIVNISSTFGQFGGAGASVYAASKHAVVGLTQSAALEGAPANVRVNAVAPGPIETGMLNRFAGSDAVKAGLVATVPLKRAGHPDEIAQAILFAASDAASFMTGQVITVDGGKTAG, encoded by the coding sequence ATGAGCAAGCAAGTCGTACTGGTCACGGGCGCCCTCACCGGCATCGGCCGCGCCACCGCCCTCGCCTTCGCGCGCAACGGCGCCCAGGTCGTCGTCTCGGGGCGTCGCGCGGACGCCGGCGCCGCACTGGCGAAGGAAATCGAGGACTTGGGCACCCAGGCGCTCTTCGTCCCGGCCGATGTCCGCCATGACGAGGACGTTCGCCGTCTTGTCGAAGAAACGGTGAAGCGCTTCGGCCGCCTCGACGTCGCGGTGAACAATGCCGGCACCGAGGGCACGCCCGGGCCCGTCACCGAGCAGACCGCGGAAACCTATGCCGCGGTGTTCGACACCAACGTGCTCGGCACGCTGCTCAGCCTGAAGCACGAGATGCGGCTCATGCTGGCGCAGAAGCGGGGCGCCATCGTGAACATCTCCTCCACCTTCGGGCAGTTCGGCGGCGCCGGCGCGTCCGTCTATGCGGCGAGCAAGCATGCCGTCGTCGGCCTGACGCAATCGGCGGCGCTGGAAGGCGCCCCCGCCAATGTCCGCGTCAACGCCGTGGCGCCCGGCCCGATCGAGACCGGCATGCTGAACCGCTTCGCGGGCAGCGACGCGGTGAAGGCCGGGCTTGTCGCCACCGTGCCGCTCAAGCGCGCCGGCCATCCGGACGAGATCGCCCAGGCGATCCTGTTCGCCGCCTCCGACGCCGCGTCGTTCATGACCGGCCAGGTCATCACGGTCGACGGCGGCAAGACGGCAGGCTGA
- a CDS encoding LysR family transcriptional regulator → MELRHLRYFIAVAEEGSLTLAAEKRLHTAQPSLSRQIRDLERDVGAKLLIRRARGIELTEAGQVFLDHARLCLAQVEAAGDAARRATQSDRPAFVLGMLTGYEMEWLPAALRILRDELPNIEVTLASQSSPELAGALLRGKVDVAFLRREQAPGLVYRLLDRQPIVAVLPRGHRLAEHKTIRLADMAGETYISPTKAAPVLKVLLAKHAASNGVRLTAAHEAENLTMAISLVVSTGGVSLLPLYAQNLLPPSVVWRPLEKAPAIDLVMGYSRSNTSALLKRFIARADEMIARARPARQAAS, encoded by the coding sequence ATGGAGCTTCGCCATCTACGCTATTTCATTGCAGTCGCCGAAGAGGGCAGCCTGACGCTGGCCGCCGAAAAGCGGTTGCACACGGCGCAGCCGTCGCTGAGCCGGCAGATCCGGGACCTGGAGCGCGACGTCGGCGCCAAGTTGCTGATCCGCCGCGCCCGCGGCATCGAGCTGACGGAGGCGGGGCAGGTGTTCCTCGATCATGCCCGGCTCTGCCTGGCGCAGGTCGAGGCTGCGGGCGACGCGGCGCGGCGGGCGACGCAATCGGACCGGCCGGCCTTCGTCCTGGGCATGCTCACCGGATACGAGATGGAGTGGCTGCCGGCGGCCCTTCGCATCCTGCGCGACGAGTTGCCGAACATCGAAGTCACGCTCGCCAGCCAGTCCTCGCCGGAGCTGGCCGGTGCGCTGCTGCGTGGGAAGGTGGATGTCGCTTTCCTTCGGCGCGAACAGGCGCCGGGTCTGGTCTATAGGCTGCTGGACCGCCAGCCGATCGTCGCGGTATTGCCGCGCGGGCACCGCCTGGCGGAGCATAAGACGATCCGGCTGGCGGATATGGCGGGCGAGACCTATATCAGCCCGACCAAGGCCGCTCCGGTCCTCAAAGTGCTGCTTGCGAAGCATGCCGCAAGCAACGGCGTCCGCCTCACGGCTGCGCACGAGGCCGAGAATCTCACCATGGCGATCTCGCTGGTGGTGTCGACGGGCGGCGTGAGCCTGCTGCCGCTCTATGCGCAGAACCTCCTGCCGCCGTCGGTGGTGTGGCGGCCGCTGGAGAAGGCACCGGCGATCGATCTCGTCATGGGCTACAGCAGGTCCAACACCTCGGCTCTGCTGAAGCGCTTCATCGCAAGAGCTGACGAGATGATCGCGCGGGCCCGGCCGGCGCGGCAGGCCGCATCATAG